In one window of Nothobranchius furzeri strain GRZ-AD chromosome 11, NfurGRZ-RIMD1, whole genome shotgun sequence DNA:
- the bcl10 gene encoding B-cell lymphoma/leukemia 10: MDAAQLTEDEMAEIKKDVLTRLRHYLCDKIRADRHLDYLRSRRILTRDDAEEISCRTTQTKRTATLLDILAENPRGLDALIDSIREMRAQNFIIAKITDEVQKAKNEKIESLRAAGKSSSSCGSAFNSPSSSSDLPNTFSNNSTILFHPDGEQSSSTSDVAESLNMPSIRKCGNLPSVSGASIGIASSTTSSSLPKPGDPGAPPLPDEVVLESPSNIDAATPGCTSSGGDPNFQPLRSRSLTPTSHRSVF; this comes from the exons ATGGATGCTGCTCAGCTTACTGAAGATGAAATGGCAGAGATTAAAAAAGAC GTGCTGACCAGACTGCGGCACTACCTCTGCGATAAGATCCGAGCTGACCGCCACCTGGACTACCTGCGTTCTCGAAGGATCCTTACGCGAGACGACGCAGAGGAAATCAGCTGTAGGACCACACAGACCAAGAGGACTGCAACGCTGCTGGACATCCTGGCTGAGAACCCACGAGGTCTGGACGCCCTGATCGACTCCATCCGAGAGATGCGAGCACAAAACTTTATCATTGCCAAGATCACGGATGAAGTGCAAAAGGCCAAAAATGAGAAGATAGAGTCACTCAGAG CTGCAGGAAAATCCAGCTCATCGTGCGGCAGCGCCTTCAACTCCCCGAGCTCCAGCAGCGATCTCCCCAACACATTTTCCAACAACTCCACCATCCTCTTCCACCCAGATGGAGAGCAAAGCTCCTCCACCTCTGACGTGGCAGAGTCACTCAATATGCCATCGATACGGAAATGTGGAAACCTGCCCTCTGTGTCCGGGGCCAGCATCGGAATCGCTTCCTCCACAACCTCCTCCAGCCTCCCGAAGCCGGGAGACCCCGGAGCTCCTCCTCTGCCGGACGAGGTTGTGCTGGAATCTCCTTCCAACATAGACGCAGCAACGCCGGGGTGCACGAGCAGCGGCGGAGATCCGAATTTCCAACCGTTGCGATCACGCTCGCTCACCCCAACATCACACAGAAGCGTCTTTTGA
- the mcoln3a gene encoding mucolipin-3, which yields MEESEPLLGEERRLNGHCRWTTHALDTKAVENFRRKLKYFFMNPCEKYRARGRKPWKLMLQILKIVLITAQLVSFGLSNEMMATFKEDNLMTFRHLFLKGYKDHQQGSFALYTKTEVYEHIYYIIDRYMNLQNLTLGNLAYEMDEDDYTPLSICQRFYKNVTIDPGRDTFDIDPQIDKDCISINPEPSLDSSLETKLNFSLDFKRLLSVNITFTLKTINLQTVRHHELPDCYGFHVMIIFDNHAHSGKINIMVDNDVSIYECRDWNVAGNSSKTDYLLLLFDFVVILACFASFILCTRSVIRGIQLQFEFNIFFHAYYSKIVTWSDRMEFVNGWYIFIIISDILTITGSMLKVGIQTKFLTSYDVCSILLGTATMLVWIGVIRYLGFFKKYNVLILTLRAAFPNVIRFCCCATMIYLGYCFCGWIVLGPYHDKFRTLDKVTECLFSLINGDDMFGTFLRMRDKSYMVWLFSRLYLYTFISLFIYMVLSLFIALITDTYETIKQNQKDTEPESLLQAFIAECRDQPESGRFQTDEEPLTCCGSLWECFKRN from the exons ATGGAGGAATCTGAGCCTCTGCTGGGTGAGGAGAGGAGGCTGAACGGCCACTGCAGATGGACCACTCATGCTTTGGACACAAAGGCTGTTGAGAATTTCAGACGGAAGCTGAAGTACTTCTTCATGAATCCCTGTGAGAAGTACAGAGCCAGGGGTCGGAAACCATGGAAACTGATGCTGCAGATACTAAAGATCGTGCTCATCACTGCCCAG TTGGTTTCTTTTGGCCTGAGCAACGAAATGATGGCCACGTTTAAGGAGGACAATCTAATGACGTTCAGACATCTTTTCCTGAAAGGATACAAGGATCACCAGCAGGGAAGCTTTGCACTTTACACTAAAACAGAAGTGTACGAGCACATCTACTACATCATCGACAGA TACATGAACCTCCAAAACCTGACCTTAGGTAACCTTGCATATGAGATGGACGAAGACGATTACACGCCTTTGTCCATCTGCCAAAGGTTTTACAAAAATGTCACCATCGATCCTGGAAGAGATACCTTTGACATTGATCCACAGATTGATAAAG ATTGTATTTCCATCAACCCTGAGCCGTCGTTGGACAGTAGCTTAGAAACAAAACTCAATTTCTCTTTAGATTTCAAAAG GTTATTATCAGTAAACATCACCTTTACACTAAAAACCATCAATCTGCAGACTGTGAGGCACCATGAGCTACCCGACTGTTACGGCTTTCACGTCATG ATAATATTTGACAATCATGCACACAGCGGGAAAATAAATATCATGGTTGATAATGACGTAAGCATCTATGAATGCAGAGACTGGAATGTGGCCGGCAACT CTTCGAAGACTGATTATCTCCTCCTGTTGTTTGATTTTGTGGTCATCCTCGCCTGCTTCGCTTCTTTCATCCTTTGCACTCGATCTGTCATCCGCGGAATCCAGCTCCAATTT GAGTTCAACATTTTCTTCCATGCCTACTACAGTAAGATTGTGACGTGGTCAGACCGCATGGAGTTTGTGAACGGCTGGTATATTTTTATCATCATTAGCGACATATTAACCATCACAGGGTCAATGCTGAAAGTTGGAATTCAAACAAAG TTCCTGACCAGCTATGATGTCTGTAGTATTTTGCTGGGAACGGCCACGATGCTCGTTTGGATTGGTGTCATCCGCTACCTTGGTTTCTTCAAGAAATACAAT GTCTTAATCTTAACTCTGAGGGCAGCGTTTCCAAACGTGATTCGTTTTTGCTGTTGTGCCACCATGATCTATCTCGGCTACTGTTTCTGTGGCTGGATTGTACTGGGACCTTATCATGACAAG TTTCGAACCCTCGACAAAGTGACTGAGTGTCTCTTCTCTCTCATCAATGGGGACGACATGTTTGGCACGTTCctgaggatgagagacaagagcTACATGGTGTGGCTCTTCAGCAGACTCTACCTCTACACCTTCATCTCGCTCTTCATCTACATGGTGCTCAGCCTGTTCATCGCTCTCATCACAGACACCTATGAAACCATCAAG caaaaccaaaaggacaccgagccAGAGTCCCTGCTCCAGGCCTTCATAGCTGAGTGCAGAGATCAACCGGAGTCTGGAAGATTCCAGACTGATGAAGAGCCTTTGACCTGCTGTGGATCTTTATGGGAGTGTTTTAAAAGAAACTAA